Within the Helicoverpa armigera isolate CAAS_96S chromosome 24, ASM3070526v1, whole genome shotgun sequence genome, the region TGTGCGGCATGTTGTTGTTAGTGAGTCAGAGAGTGCACTATGTGCGTGTTGTTATTGTAGGCAGCCGCGACGCTCGCTAGCGAGTACACCCACCAGCTGAGCGTCGCAGGAGGCCTGGCTGCTTGTATCACGCAATAAACAACATTATCTCTTTATCAATGCCATCGCATACGGAGATAAAGTCTGAACGAATTTGCGACGCATTTGGGAAAAGCCTTGAGGTGTTGTGCTGTAATCATTTAGTGAATAATATCATATCTTGAGGAAATGATTTGCTAAACTTTTACGATGTCACTCGACGCGGCTTAGTGTTTCTTTatcaatgaatgaataaatatgataaacaGACCCCCAGGCCTGTCCTCAACAGGTCAGGTACAAATTCTTTCATTGGGTTAAtctgtaatattaataatagcaTTGCTATAAGTATGGAGAGAGACAATAAGAATAGAAGTGATGTGTGTGTGCTGGCGCCGCGCCACTGATGATGTTCCAAGTGTGCGTTAAGTTGGTAGCGCGGCTGTGCTTACATAACCATATCTATCGTACTGATGTTACGCTGTCAACGCTGTGGGCTGATACACATGCTAGGTGCACCTGCACCGGTTTGTTATTCAATCGATACCTCTCTGGTGGAAGATAGAAACGAGCTATCATCtgtttagccttttcccaactactttggagtcggcttccagtctaaccggatgcagctgagcacgaGTGAAAACATggagggactgcctatctgacttccatAATACAGTTGCCCTGGCAACTCAATGCCCCTTGGCAAGACAATTATCAGTTTTTCTAGCTTCTAAtgtgactgccaaagatgttcaattgacAGCTGAGATTCAGCAGTTTATCAAGCTTTCCAAAACACGGAAGAAGTCGTTATGACAAGATTAGGAGGTAGAATATAACTGATGTGTTGCATGTGTTGTGCAGTCGTCGATAGCGTCTCGCACGGCGTACGTGATCGGCGCGGTGTCGGCGGCCGCCTCGCGCGACAGCGTGCTGCGCCGCGCCGAGCGACTCGTCGAGCACCTGCACGAGTTCCCCGAGGCACGGGACTACGCCATCAAGGTGAGCACTGTTGCCATCACATGCATGTTTCATTCATACGCTTCAACTTCAGTGACCACATATAATTGCTTAAATAAAGGACAACTCCTCAAGTCATTGAATGTTCGATGTCTTGAATGAACGTCATTTAGTAGTCGTTGAATTTGCTACAgcctagtttaaaatatttattttaaagtaacctTCAGCGGCgtaataataagtaaatccATGCTATTAcgctatttacaaaaaacatgcttaaaagaAAACTGTTGGGTTCAATCTACGTTCGGCCTAGTCATTCATAAAATAGCAAATTCAACCGAATGACTGCGACACATAAACTTCAGGCTTCATATCTGCTCAACTTATATAATGAATTGATGACGCTCGTCACAGTGACGTCAGCACAGTATCTCAGTTGTAACAAACATTGCAGATAGAGCGCATGTGTCCGACTCATTACACCATATGCTTATAGATATATGCGACCTTCGCCGTGCGATACACTCACACAACACAGAGTCACCATACAACACACTACAGAAGGACTACTagaacaataaacaataactagAATAATGTCCAACTGCTACAGTACAGCGCGGCGATTGTCGACTTGACCTACTGGTCATCCATCACGTGTGTGGTGGCATCATTTGGCACTACATACCTTGCGAAATGCTTTTGGCGGACGCGGTGCGCGGGGCACGAGCGCAAAATATAGACGCGGAAGCATTTcgcaaaacttatttattacatcgactaaaatatacatagataatgtagtagttaaatattatttaacaatcgTATAGGTGCATGCAGTGTTTACATCTGGACATTGAATTTGGGCTAGGTCATTCATCTGATAGATGCACCCgaatgtttgtaaataacacAGCGTTTATTGAGCCCCGCAGCGATACAATGTCCGCGTGTACAAACAGTGTGTGTACACCGCGGCGGTTGTGTCGCTGTGCCGTGCTGGACTGACGGTGTGTGTGTCGCAGGAGGGCGCGGTGCGGGCGCTGCTGCGCGTGCAGGACAGCCTCGACCACGCCGAGCCGCTCGCCAAGGAGATCGACGGCGTCGTCAATGAGGTACGTGgctatgtcatcatcatctgcctatcaacctttacaaggagcgactgcctatctgacctccgcaacCCAGTTATATCACCTTCATACTTGAGAGGGTGGTGGTTCGTTTTCCTTTATTCCAGCACGACACACGAGTGTATGTGTCTGTGTGTGGGCAGGCGCTGGCGCTGGTGGGGTACTGCGGGCCGCCGCGCGGGCCGGGCGCCAACATCCTGGCGCTGGACGGCGGCGGCATCCGCGGCATCATCGCCATCGAGATGCTGCGCCACCTGGAGCGGCTGTCGGGGCGCCGCGTCACCGAGCTGTTCGACTACGTGGCGGGCGTCAGCACCGGCGCCATCATCGCCGCCGTGCTGTGTGGCGGCGCGGGCACGCTGGACTCCGCGCGGCACATGTACTACACGCTGTCGCAGGACATGTTCGGCAACACGTCGCTgctgggcggcggcgcgcggctcgTGTGGACGCACGCCTACTACGACACGCAGGCGTGGGAGCGGCTGCTGCAGGACAACCTGCGCGACGTCACGCTCACGCACTGCAACCGCAGCCACGCGCCCAAGCTCGCCATCGTGTCGTGCGTCGTGAACCGCGGCTCGCGCCTGGCGCCCTTCCTGTTCCGCAGCTACGAGGTGGGCTGGCGGCGCCGCAGCGTGTTCCCGGGCACGTCGCGGGCGCCGCTGTGGGCGGCCGTGCGGGCGTCGGCCGCCGCGCCCACCTACTTCGACGAGTTCCGGCACGACGGGCTGCTGCACCAGGACGGCGGCATCCTCGTCAACAACCCGGCGGCCGTCGCCGTGCACGAGGCGCGCCTGCTGTTCGGCGCCGCGGCAGTCGCGCGGGGGTCCCTCGTGTCGCTGGGCACGGGGCGGGCGCTGTCCGCACACACCGACTACCGGCGCCTCACTAGCGCCCTCGCCGACCGGCAGCAGCCCACCAGCTGGCGCGACAAGTTCAACAAGATCCTGGACTCGGCGACCGACACGGAGGGCGTGCACCTGGTGATGAACGACCTGTTCCCCGCCGGCGGGTACTTCCGCTTCAACCCGCCGCTCATGCAGGACTGCGCCATGGACGAGATCGACAAGGCCAAGCTCGACAACCTCGTCGTCGACACGCATGCATACATCAGGTacgtcacacacacatacactgCAGCTAGCTGTCACAGACACATGTGCAGGTATATAACTCTCTGTGTGTATGTGCAGACGCAACCAGCACAAGTTCGAGCAGGCGGCGGCGCAGCTGTGCCGGCGGCGCGGGCTGCTGCAGCGCGTGACGGACGCCGCCAAGCGACAGGCCATCCTCGCCGGCATCGCAGACTGACTCACACACACACTGCCGCACTAGTTACTTTACCGACTAATATTGGTCACTTAATTTGACTAAAACTTAACAAAAGGTGGAATAGACTCGTGATCTCTTTGTACAGACGACAGCATATCACAAAAGTTGAAGGCAagtgttcgattggtaaaattttgcAGATTCGAGTAGGTTGTCCTGCTGACGTCTGTACACTTCGTAGTTTATGAGAAAAACCACCAATGTCGTGtccaatatgtttttaaaagacAGATGTCGGGAACCAACATGCGTATTGAGAGACAAAGTGCtgtacttactttttattataaaaaagtttattagcacgtaattttatacttttgatagatttctaaacaaatataaaatcggACGAAAAACAAAGTGCTACAAATTGATAATTAGCGTCGGATTTAGTTTTAGTTAGATATGAGTCGTGTGATGTTCTACAAGAGCGCCGCGACTCGAAACGCTGATATTATTAGGTGTAATAGTTGACTGTATTGTAAATACTTTGCCTTCAGCGAGTGTCGGCGCCCGACGCGACGCGGCGAACACTCGCTGATGTTCCGTACCTTAGCGCGATGTTCAGCGTGAGCTTAGAGctacatatttgttttgtaaaggtCTGTGTAAAGTTTCACTattgttattgatttattatcggtgcattttataatttataattaatgttaatgaaTGTGATATATATATTGTACTGTTAAGCATCACCGTAGTAGCGACATGTGACGACGGTCATCATACAATCTAGTCATTTCATTAGTTACTACAAGTTTAGTTTGAATGTCACGACTCTCGGCTCACGTCTAATAACTTTACCCCTCTGAAGTGAGCCCGTGAAGCAGTGTGAAGTTATCGCGTCTCGCATGAACAGTATTGCCCACTACTAGTAAGTGGGCAACTTCAGAGGCGTCAAGTTGTTTGAGGCGAGCTGCGGCGACGTGACAGTCGCACTCCACTAGTGGCGATATGTTTATAGTTTAATGTTAAATCAGCAAAtgtgataataaattattatttaattctgaaTTTCGTTTTACTCATTTCCGAATTCTGCATAACCACATAGTTTTGAAGGGGTTGTCAAAAGTGGTTTGATTACCTGATGTCAGAAAACTTATGACATTTTTTGTGTTCTACTTTGTggcatttttttgtaacaatgaAATGCAAACGTGTGGGTAAGGTAAGGTAAATGAATGAAGACGTGAAATCAGCAATTAAGTAATTGCTCATTATTCTAACAATCCTTGAGTCATAACAACTGTTATACAACTGGCC harbors:
- the LOC135118610 gene encoding calcium-independent phospholipase A2-gamma-like; this encodes MSSLGGQWRVIRHYLSLSNLNAEVEKLVQKLKPATPDQWDNLIQKFEKAVSARLSGQVAAGADTDKTEADAKPNNAAAEDTNSKAVKPASEPKPRESTGSELSVEGLLQGLRLKKDTQLGKISQPTWKEQKSSVSKSSIASRTAYVIGAVSAAASRDSVLRRAERLVEHLHEFPEARDYAIKEGAVRALLRVQDSLDHAEPLAKEIDGVVNEALALVGYCGPPRGPGANILALDGGGIRGIIAIEMLRHLERLSGRRVTELFDYVAGVSTGAIIAAVLCGGAGTLDSARHMYYTLSQDMFGNTSLLGGGARLVWTHAYYDTQAWERLLQDNLRDVTLTHCNRSHAPKLAIVSCVVNRGSRLAPFLFRSYEVGWRRRSVFPGTSRAPLWAAVRASAAAPTYFDEFRHDGLLHQDGGILVNNPAAVAVHEARLLFGAAAVARGSLVSLGTGRALSAHTDYRRLTSALADRQQPTSWRDKFNKILDSATDTEGVHLVMNDLFPAGGYFRFNPPLMQDCAMDEIDKAKLDNLVVDTHAYIRRNQHKFEQAAAQLCRRRGLLQRVTDAAKRQAILAGIAD